The window gctgggacacccccctccccgccccaggccccccggcccccgctgggacacccccctccccgccccaggccccccggcccccgctgggacaccccccgcccccccccgggccccgctgggacgccccccccccccgccgcctcagcccgcccccggccgccgccctcccctcggcgccccctcccccggcctcgTCGACCAGCCTGGGACGCCCCCAGCCCGTCCGCGTGGACCCCGcggcgcccgcccccccccctccgggTCGCGGCGGCAGGGGAGGGGCCCGGCGGCCCCGCGTGCGTGGCAGGCCCTCCCGGCTCGGTCTCCGGCCGCCCTTCCCGGGAGGCGGGgtcggcgcggcggcggcggcggcaggccccctcctccttcctccctggcccGCCTCCTTGCTCGCCGCCCGCCGCTCGCCCGCTCTCTCGGCCGCTCCGACGCCGGCAGCGCCCGCGTGCCGCTCGCCCAGCCCCGGGGGAGCCCGAGGAAGTTTCCGGGCCGCGCGCCCCGCTCGCTCGCCTCGCAGCCCGCGCCcacccgccgccgcgcccgccatGCCCTCGGCCAAACAAAGGGGCTCCAAGGGCGGCCACGGCGCCGCGAGCCCCGCGGAGAAGGGCGCCCACCCGTCGGGCGGCGCGGATGACGTGGCGAAGaagccgccgcccgcgccgcagcagcagccgccgccgcccgcgccgcacCCGCCGCAGCAGCCGCCGCAGCACCCGCAGAACCAGGCGCACGGCAAGGGCGGCCACCGCGGCGGCAAGTCCtcctccgcctccgccgccgccgccgccgccgccgccgccgcctcggcgTCCTGCCCGCGCAGGCTCGGCCGCGCGCTCAACTTTCTCTTCTACCTCGccctggcggcggcggccggcTTCTCGGGCTGGTGCGTCCACCACGTCCTGGAGGAGGTCCAGCAGGTCCGGCACGGCCACCAGCTCTTCTCCCGGCAGAGGGACGAGCTGGGCCAGGGCTTGCAGGGCGTCGAGCAGAAGGTGGgtcccccggctcccccggctcccccggctcccccgcccgcgcgcggccccgcgaccccgcgaccccgcgaccccgcggccccgcggccccgacccgcgcccgcccgcccgcccgcccgtcCCGGAGCCCCCGGGGCCCGGCGCCTCCCGGACCCCCTTTGTTAATGGCCGCGGAGGACCGGCCCCGGGGCTGGGCCGCCGCGAGGATGGTCGGGCCGGCCGGGGTGGGCCGAGGGCCTGTCGCAGGGCGTCAGCGGTGGCCTGTAAGGAAGCCGCCCGGCCCCGGGAGCCCATTCTTTTTGGATTCGGAACCGCCGAATGGGCAGCGTCGTGTGACAAGGAGGTCGAAGGAACCTCCGCATCCCTGGAGGCCTGGGCGAGGCGAGGccgcacctgggctgcccgtggGAGACCCCGGTGGGAGACCCCTGAGCTACGCTTTAGTAGATCCCCATGCCCATGccggagaaggaaaagcaagtaATCCTACTCATTCCGAAGTGCAGATGAAATATTACCTAGCTCCGGCCGCTTGTCTGCTAGTGGACCAGTGTCCCCATGTGGGCCTTTGAAGTAATGTGCCCGCCCTAGAGGAAAGGCCCCAAATACTGGAGGGTCCTGGTGAGTAGTACCACAAGGCACATTTGCAAGATGCGAAGAGGGCTTACCCGCTATCTAATCATCACCGCAAccctggtggggagggagccGTAGTAGCAGTTTTGACTCCAGTTTCCAGGCCAGAAGATTGAGGTTTACAGAGATTAAGTGAATTGATAAAGACCCTGGCTGGTGAGACTGTCTAGGCCGCTGCCACGTTTGGGGTCCCCAGAGGCCTCTCTCAGGTATGGATGGACCCAGCTTTCCCCAGAGCCTCTTCAATTCCACCCTGTCTGTTTTTTTCCACACCAAGTGCAGCCCCCTTCACTCTCAGCACTCCTCCTCCGGCCTCCACTAATATTATTGCTCAATGAAACTTGGTTGTAtgatagaaacaaaaaatccCGCCACCACTTCTGAGCCCGGAACTGCTGCCTCCTTTTCCCAGCATGCTGCCTGCCCTGCCAAGTTTCTATCGACTTTTGTGGAGTGTGCAGGACTAGGAATTTCCTCTTAAGACTGGCAGAGCAACTGGAATGAGTCAGCCTGCTCTGTGCTGCAGGCCAAGGGAGGTGGCTTTTCGAAGGGAATTGAGTAGGCACTGCTGCGTTGCCTGTCCTGATGTTAAATCATTCTTAAGAAGTAGACAGACTGCTGGGGTATATAACCACTAGCCTCTCGTTTCCCATCTTTCATCCACCCAGTTACCAATCAACCACAGTACTTACTGAATTCTGATAGTGATATGGCTCCATGTTGgccctgtggtggtggtggtggggaggttCACAGGTGTAAAAGGTGCAAATCCTGTTTGCAGAGCAGCACATAAGTAGGTTTCAGGTGAGGGTCACTGCTGTGTGAGTTCAGAAGAGAGATGTGGCTTAGGCCTGTATCCTAGACTGGCCCAGTGCCAGTCTAGACCTAGCTGATGGTCAGTAGCTGTTGAGAGAGGGAGTGGACACAAAGCAAGGGAGGctattgagtatgttgaagggacaGCAGGTGCCTGACTGCCCTGCCTGTAGCCAAATAACGTTTAGAAAGTAGCAAGCGAGGAGATTGAAGTTGAGGCCCTGATGGGGGAGGTCTTGAATATCAAGTTGAAGAAATTAGGGCTTTATTAaactctctgcttctcccttgcttctcccttcttcctggcTCCTGCCTCTTCTCTATCAAAGCCAAGTGCATGTTATATTCTGCTTTGGGCTCACTTTTCCTATCAGCACAGCGAGGGGAGGGCTCCTTCCAGATTTTTAAGGAGCCGCCTGGCTGTCAACTGTTGAAATAGtgatctctctttttatttattttttatttaaagactttattttattatttattcattcatgagagacacggagagagaggcagagacacaggcggagggagaagcaggctccatgcagggagcctgacgtgggactcgatcccgggtctccaggatcacaccctgggctgaaggcggcactaaactcctgagccacccggctgccctgacctctctttttaatttagcaGTGTAATCAAGCTGTTACATAAGACCTCATATTTACTCTGTACTCATCTTTTTTGACTCTCACAACAGCCCTGAGACGTGAGCACTAGTAGATCCTCCTCTTTCAGACAAGGGGAGTGAGACAGGCGGAGGCAGAGTCACTGCAAGGTTCCACAGCTAGTAAGGGGCAGGGCGAGGGTTCACACTGCAGTTAGCTCCTAGAACACTCCTAACCATTTGTCTGTTCATTTTGTTATCTTGCCCATGCCCCGCCAGATTCATGGTAGGTGTTTCATTAAAGCTTAGTTCAGTGACGTGGAACTCAGAATGTGCCCAAAACAGTATTAAGGTTTGTCATTGTGTGTGGCCACTTTTGGCCTCACCTCTGAGGTGGCCGGTAAGTTATTTTGCTTTGAAGAGTGATGGCTCCTCTAACAGCCTCAGTTGGAGCCCCTTTTTAACTCTGTATGATGTTTGGTGAGGGTGGGGTTTGGTTCTTAGCAGGAAcgtatacttaaaatattattcataattaGTACTCCTTATGGTCTAGGCATCCTAGTAAGTGCTTCCAGCCACCTGCAGGCATGTCCCATTTAGTAGCACGGTTTCACAGGTGGGCCAGCTGGGCCTGGAGCGGGTGTGCTACTCGTTGAGGGTCACACACAGACCCTAAGTTGGGGAACTGGGATCGGAGTCAAAGCAGTGTGACTTGAAGCACTCTACTCCCCTGGGTGTTTACCTGGTCTCATTCTGCAGATGCTCTCTGTGTTGGGAAAGGCCCAGGTCTGTTGAATGACCGCAGCCTGGGCATATTCCTCACATGGAATATTCAGTGGGCGCAATGGGTGCGGGCTTCAGAAAATGTTGGCAGTTCACTTGAGGCTGTGAAGGGCCCATGTTGGCCAGGCGGATCCAGGGTAGCGTAATGTGATAGGAGTAGGCTTAGGCCCAGGAGGGACAGTTGAATGAGATGAGCAGCTTTTTGTGGAAGAGGGAGTTCTCTGgttgcatttctttgttttttcatctcGGCTCTGGAGGAGTCAGGACTCCTGGTGTAGCAGCATCACGTCCAGGCACTCAGTGCACTTTGAACATGCCTCTGCTCCAGCTCCCCCACTAGAGGTTAAGAGCACAGGGTGTGACGTAATATGTTCTGGGATTTTGATGCTCAACATGACCACTTACCAGTCTTCAGATTTGTAAATTGGAAATCACTGGGAGCCACCAACTCATGAGGTTATTACGAGGCTGTAATGAGATGATGTCTCTGAAgtactttgcatattttttactGTACAGGAAGTGGCCTGTTGAACGTCAGCCACCACTATCTCCCCCGTGCTATGAGCTCCTCAAGTGTGGGGATCTGTTCTAgccattatttttctctgatgtcTTGCCCACCATTTAGTGGGCACCCCACATATGTTGGGGGAACAGATGCATCCATTGCATATTGATTATAATGAGGTCTTTGCATGTAAAGATGAGCAGCTCACAGCACCATCAGTAGGGGGGTGATTTCTATGTTCTTTTCACAGTGTTGGGGTTTGGTGTGTTTGGTTTCATCCGTAATTTTGGATCAAGTCCTCTTCCTGGCCATTTGCAAAGAGCCAGCCCAGGTTGGGTGACAGAGATCAGAGGGGAAATGGACCAGGTCAGTCTTCATCAGGTTTTGCGCTATTAATTAATTCCTGATTCATTCAGAAAACACTGAATGAATGCCATGTTGCAGGTACTGTGCTTACCCATTTGTGCCTCTCTTCTGAGTGATTGCAGAACAGATAGGTGCTGTGATTGAATAACTTAGTTTTGGAGGTGAGCTCTCCTTGGTCCCTTATCAAATTATCCGTTATGACTCCGGTTATATTTCGTTGAACAGGGAACTTGTCTAGTATTTTGGAATTAGAAAACCTAATTCTAATGTGTCTTAAAATCACAAGACTATTGGAAACCAAAAGGGACTTTAGAAACCTATTTGTTAATAGACGAGGAGTTGGGACCTGGAAAGTGAGTGACTTATTGTGCTCACAGAGCTGGTTATAAGTGGGGCTGGAACTAGAGTCCAGGCATCCTCTTGTGGTTTCTGTAGCTTTTCCCTTTGGCACTGGGCTAAGGATGGTCTCAGAATCTCCTGACTTCTGAGGTACTCCCAGAAGAAAGATTAAACAATAATGAAGACTATAGCTGCCGTTGGTGGATCATTCACTATCTGTCAGGCACAATTAAAGCTTTAGATATATTTGCTCCCTTAATGCTTGCAAGATATGCCTAGGAGTCAGATGCTGTTTTTGTTCCCATCCTGCAGCAGAGGCAACCAGGGCACAGATGTGCTGGGTAACTTGCCGAAGATCACATAGCTAGGAAGTGTCCAAGCCAAGATTCAAACGTaggcagtctggttccagagctcatgctattttgtttttttttacttcttgccATGGAAGTATTCATGTGTAAACAGAAGAGATCAATATAATGAACCCCAGTTTcaataatgctttcttttttttctatccttgttTCATTCCATTACCACCTCTTCCctcccattttgttttgttcttttggggCTGGAGTCAGAGCGGTGTGACTCCGAAGCCTTCTCTTCCACCCCTTTTGGGTGTCCACCTGGTCTCTCTTGTTCTCAGAGCTCTGGGTGTTGGGAAATAGTCCAGGTGTGCCGAATGGCTGCAGCCTGGGCAGAGAGGATGGCCTGTTCTCAGTCGGGCACCAGTGGGCGCAGGCCTACAGAAACGCTGGTGGTGCAGGTCCAGGCCCTTTGGAGGGCTGGTGTTGCCCTTGCAGACCCAGTGGATATCGAACCATGATCAAATTTTGACTGATGCATTAGTTCACCCAAAGTATTCAGGATTTATTTCTAACAAATAGGagctccttcttttccctttccttttggcAAAACACAGTATAGTTAATCCAACAAAGTTAATGGTAATGCTTGATTCTCATCTAATACCTAGTTCAAAATCAGATTTCTCTGAccccttaaaaaaatatctcttttatAGTTGCTTTGTTTGAGTCAGGATCCGTGTAAGTCCACACATTATGTTTGGTTGATAAATCTCTTTTAATGTGTAATAGTTTCCTGtctttccctctttaaaaatgccatttaacTATTGAAGATCCTGGTTATTTGTCATGTAGAACTTCCCACATTGTGAGTGTGGCTGATTGCACCCTCATGGTGTGTTTTTCTCTTGCATGTTCCTGTGAATTGGTGGTTAGAACTGGAGACTTGAGAgattcagaatctttttttttttgttttttcctttttttttcaagaaagcatTTTAGGTAGCTCTGCATGCCAATAATCATCGGCCTGTCAGGCTTGGTACATCAAACCAGCACCTGGAGAGGTTCCCAGGTCAGACCTTGGTTAGGGGAGAGTTTATTTAGAATGAGTGTGTCGTGGCAAACAGGATCATAATGTGCTCACAAAGCCAGAGAATGCTAAGGGAACATCTGGTCCACAGTCATATTTTCGGGTGACAACAGTGACTTGGttggggtcacacagctaggagggGCAAGCCAGACACGTGACCCTTGCTCTTGCCTCTTAGGCCAGTGTCTCCCATGTGCCTCAGCTTTCTTCCTGTAAAAAGTTGTAAGACCTTCAGTTGCAAGAGCTAGAAACGCAGCCTAACTGGCttagagggaaggagggggagagagggagggagggagaacaagAGCATACTGGCTGAAACAAAAAAGTTCAGGAGCAAATTCCTTCAGGTACAGCTGTGTCCAGAGATGCAGGTCGTGTCTTCAGGACCTGGTCTTGCCTCTCTCAGATCTGCCCTCTGGGCTGGCTTGATTCGTAGTCTGGTGTTCATGTGCCAGTCTGAGCCTCTCCGGGCTTCCCTCATCCTATAGCTGGCAATCCCAGtagaaaaaagttttctttaccAGTCGTTTTAACAGGAATCTTGGAATTGACTGGCCGGCCTTAGGCCATATGCCCATCCCTGGGCTGATCACTGTGGCTTCGGGAGAGAGGACTCCTGAAGCGCTTGGAAAGAGCCTTTAGGTTGGTCCCCCCCAAAGTGCATGGACTGTATGTGGAGGGAAGGTTCTCCAAAGACAATTATTGTTCTGTTCCAGAAGAGGGACCTGGAAGCTGGGCAGGCAAAAAAATATAGCCATATTGCATAAAACTCATCAGCTTGTCTCAGCAGTTAACGTGTGGATTTTGGTTACAGGTGCAGTCTCTTCAAGCCACATTTGGGACTTTTGAGTCCATCTTGAGAAGCTCCCAGCATAAACAAGACCTCACGGAGAAAGCTGTGAAGCAAGGGGAGAGTGAGATTAACCGGATCAGTGAAGTTCTGCAGAAGCTCCAGAACGAGATTCTCAAGGACCTCTCTGATGGCATCCATGTGGTGAAGGATGCCCGGGAGCGGGACTTCACATCTCTGGAGAACACCGTGGAGGAAAGGCTGACGGAACTTACCAAGTCCATCAATGACAACATTGCCATCTTCACCGAGGTCCAGAAGAGGAGCCAGAAGGACATCAACGATGTGAAGGTGAAGGTTGCCTCTCTGGAAGACTCCGAGGGGTACAAGCAGGATTTGAAAGCTTTGAAGGAAGTTGTGAAGGAAACACAGTTGTCTGTGAAGTCCAGAGAAAAGGACATTGAGACCCTAAGAAGCAGCCTCCAGACCTTGGAGTCTGACGTCTACACTGAAGTCAAGGAGCTGGTGAGCCTCAAGCAGGAGCAGCAGAAGTTCAAGGAGGCGGCCAATTCGGAGCACCTCACCTTGCAGGCCCTCACAGAGAAGCTTCTCCAGTCGGAGGAGGTGACCTCCCGCCTTCCTGAGGAGATCAGGAAACTCAAGGAGGAGCTGCACCAcctggaaactgaggccctgaggcCGGAAGAAGATGGGGCTTATAAAAACTTAGAGTCTTTAGAGGCATTCCAGGAGAAGAGTCAGGGATTGGACTCCAGGCTCCAGACTGTGGAAGATGGGGTAGACGCTGTGCAGACAGCCTGTGCGCGCCACAGCGAGAACCTGGAGACCCTGATGGCGAAGAGCGAGGAGCAGGAGCGGCGCCTGGCTGCCCTGCAGGAGCACGTGGCCGGCCTGGGCCCCTTGGAGGCTGACACAGGTGGCCTGGCCAGCACGGTGAGGAGCCTGGGGGAGGCCCAGCTCTCACTCTACAGTGACGTGGAGGAGCTGAAGAGAAGCGTGGGTGAGCTCCCCAGCACTGTGGAGGCTCTCCAGAAGGTGCAAGAGCAGGTGCAGACACTGCTGGGTCAGGACCCGGCCCGGGCGGCCCCCTTGCCTCAGGACTTCCTGGACAGACTCTCTTCTCTAGACAACCTCAAAGCCTCAGTCAGCCAAGTGGAGTCGGACTTGAGGATGCTCAGGACTGCTGTGGACAGTTTGGTTGCCTACTCAGTGAAAATAGAAACCAACGAGAACAACCTGGAATCAGCTAAGGGCTTGCTAGATGACCTGAGAAATGACCTGGATAGGTTGTTTTTGAAAGTGGAAAAGATTCATGAAAAAGTCTGAATGAATCGCGTGTGCAGGGTGCAGATTTAAAGTCCAGTGTCTCATGAccaaaaaatgtgttgttttctcCCATGCACCCTACCCTCCACGTTCTTGGCCCCTCTTAAAAAGCGGTGACACCCGCTCCCCGAGCACCAAGGCATTTTAGTTTTGTGCCCAGTTTATTTATGATGATTACCACACACCATTGGTTTCTCAAGTTTTCTGCTTCTGTGTTGGGTGGTTTTCCTCGAGGCCTGGCCCCTGCAAATCAGAGGTATCTTTTAGGAAGGATGTCTCTAGTGTCAAGAGAAGAATGGCTTCAACTGAGGATTAACAAAAGCAGATTAACTATAACCTCAGAAAACCTTGCCTGGCTGGCtgatttcaagttaaaaaaaaaaaagtggggtgggggggtaggcacttttctttttaattctctttaaagaaaattaattttactttttaaaaatacttccagCCAAAGTTTTCATGAGCTGTCACTCACTTCTTGTCTTCCACTTTAAACTGGTTAAAACTCCAAAGTGTCAGCTCTGATTTAGGAGGGGAACAAGCCCCTTGGATTTTAATCAGAAAGAACCAGCTGCTTGACTT of the Vulpes lagopus strain Blue_001 chromosome 5, ASM1834538v1, whole genome shotgun sequence genome contains:
- the CKAP4 gene encoding cytoskeleton-associated protein 4; its protein translation is MPSAKQRGSKGGHGAASPAEKGAHPSGGADDVAKKPPPAPQQQPPPPAPHPPQQPPQHPQNQAHGKGGHRGGKSSSASAAAAAAAAAASASCPRRLGRALNFLFYLALAAAAGFSGWCVHHVLEEVQQVRHGHQLFSRQRDELGQGLQGVEQKVQSLQATFGTFESILRSSQHKQDLTEKAVKQGESEINRISEVLQKLQNEILKDLSDGIHVVKDARERDFTSLENTVEERLTELTKSINDNIAIFTEVQKRSQKDINDVKVKVASLEDSEGYKQDLKALKEVVKETQLSVKSREKDIETLRSSLQTLESDVYTEVKELVSLKQEQQKFKEAANSEHLTLQALTEKLLQSEEVTSRLPEEIRKLKEELHHLETEALRPEEDGAYKNLESLEAFQEKSQGLDSRLQTVEDGVDAVQTACARHSENLETLMAKSEEQERRLAALQEHVAGLGPLEADTGGLASTVRSLGEAQLSLYSDVEELKRSVGELPSTVEALQKVQEQVQTLLGQDPARAAPLPQDFLDRLSSLDNLKASVSQVESDLRMLRTAVDSLVAYSVKIETNENNLESAKGLLDDLRNDLDRLFLKVEKIHEKV